From the Lathyrus oleraceus cultivar Zhongwan6 chromosome 4, CAAS_Psat_ZW6_1.0, whole genome shotgun sequence genome, one window contains:
- the LOC127075281 gene encoding uncharacterized protein LOC127075281, with protein sequence MNRYLIFSLFTSAGMALEQTVKDLQAQNAQFQELILNLSKGQDELKTVAEVRVPPMIITTPGPIPYTSDKAIPWNYGSDVYIHGVKQEPLSDTPVTDDNLDVDNIAGSSKITRSGRIFSPPATSKNTVLPTTTSTSEPSTDTRGKGPVVEPVQAEAPTAENLSKQMEEVLKIIRKSDYDIVDQLGHTPSKISMLSLLLCSEAHAKALIKFLRTAHVPNEISVDQFENCVAHLTYDNGLGFSDADLTPAK encoded by the coding sequence atgaacaggtatcttatcttctcgctgtttacCTCAGCAGgaatggctcttgaacagactgtcaaagatctccaggctcagaatgcacaattccaagagttgattctgaacttgtccaaggggcaagatgagttgaaaactgttgctgaagttagagtgcctcccatgattattaccactcctggccctattccttatacttctgataaagctataccatggaattacggttctgatgtttatatccatggtgttaagcaggaacctttgagtgatacacctgttactgatgataaccttgatgttgataatattgctggatctagtaagatcaccagaagtggaagaattttctctcctccagctacctcaaaaaatacagttcttccaactactacctccacttctgagccaagtactgatactcgaggcaaaggtcctgtggttgaacctgtgcaagctgaagcaccgactgctgaaaatctctctaaacagatggaagaagtgctgaagatcattcgtaagagtgattatgatattgttgaccagttggggcatactccctccaaaatttccatgttgtctttgttgctgtgttctgaggctcatgctaaagccttgatcaaattcttaaggactgctcatgtaccaaatgaaatttctgtggatcaatttgaaaattgtgttgcacatctgacttatgataatgggttaggtttttctgatgctgacttgactcctgccaaatga